CATTACTGGAGAACTGCTTTTTGGCACTTTGCGCTTCTCTTGAAGAACAGCGGTATGTCGCCTGAGGAGGCGATCAAGCTGAAGTGGAAACAGATTGAGTTCCGAAACGAACCCAGAAGAACGTCAAGAGGAGGCACGGAAGACTGGATTGTTACCTACATCAACACAGTTAGATCAAAAACGAAGCAGGCAAGGGAGATCCCTTGTAATCAGGGTAGAGAATTACAGCGATGGCTTGAGTTCCAACGTCAGTACATCAAGGACAACAACATTCCAACAGAGATAACTTTGGATACACATGTGTTTGGACAGCCAATGAAGGATTGGCGGCCATGGGAGCGCAATCAATTCGGCAAAGCCTGGATAAAAGCAAGGAATGCCGTAGGAGCACAACTTAAAGGTCACAAGTTCTCAAAAAAGCCTTATACACTTTATTCATTGCGGTCTACCTTCATCGAAGATCATCTTGTTAAAGGGACCGACATCTTTCTGTTGTCTAGGATTGCTGGTCATGACGTGAAGATCCTGCAACGACATTACGAGAGAATGGACATCCGAATGAGATCTCGCGAAATCACTCAGATTGAATTTGGTAAAACTAAAGATCGGTCACGTCTTGTAAATCCCTTTGAATAGAGTCCACTCAGAATCGCCCACAACCA
Above is a genomic segment from Synechococcus sp. UW69 containing:
- a CDS encoding tyrosine-type recombinase/integrase, with protein sequence MAATDVAFQMQAASAGTEAVLGGVLRLQPGTAKQYVASSVRKPMSLTIESALGGFEKEELLRVKAGHITEETHRNKIRTLRKHLIPFLESKYVVQSNQIRPDSFQDYALWRANATPLSINREIVQIRDFLRNYLVRHRLMPAELLADKGLFRKLPIRQTDLMANPAINPEDWKLIIDWIRGPFRKEVEEVSNHKWHYWRTAFWHFALLLKNSGMSPEEAIKLKWKQIEFRNEPRRTSRGGTEDWIVTYINTVRSKTKQAREIPCNQGRELQRWLEFQRQYIKDNNIPTEITLDTHVFGQPMKDWRPWERNQFGKAWIKARNAVGAQLKGHKFSKKPYTLYSLRSTFIEDHLVKGTDIFLLSRIAGHDVKILQRHYERMDIRMRSREITQIEFGKTKDRSRLVNPFE